The Streptococcus sp. VT 162 genome has a window encoding:
- a CDS encoding acetate kinase — protein sequence MTKTIAINAGSSSLKWQLYQMPEEKVLAKGLIERIGLKDSISTVKFDGRSEQQILDIEDHTQAVKILLDDLIRFDIIKGYDEITGVGHRVVAGGEYFKESTVVEGDVLEKVEELGLLAPLHNPANAAGIRAFKELLPDITSVVVFDTSFHTTMPEKAYRYPLPTKYYTDNKVRKYGAHGTSHQFVAGEAAKLLGRPLEDLKLITCHIGNGASITAVKGGKSVDTSMGFTPLGGVMMGTRTGDIDPAIIPYLMQYTEDFNTPEDISRVLNRESGLMGVSGQSSDMRDVIAAMEAGDHDATLAYEMYVDRIQKHIGQYLAVLNGADAIIFTAGIGENAALVREDVISGISWFGCDVDPEKNVFGVTGDISTDAAKIRVLVIPTDEELVIARDVERLKK from the coding sequence ATGACAAAAACAATTGCAATCAATGCAGGAAGCTCAAGCTTGAAATGGCAACTTTATCAAATGCCTGAGGAAAAAGTTTTGGCTAAAGGCTTGATTGAACGTATTGGATTGAAAGATTCCATTTCAACAGTAAAATTTGACGGTCGTTCGGAGCAACAAATTCTTGATATTGAAGACCATACACAAGCCGTTAAAATTTTATTGGATGACTTGATTCGTTTTGACATTATCAAAGGGTACGACGAAATTACAGGTGTCGGCCACCGCGTCGTTGCAGGTGGTGAATATTTCAAGGAATCAACAGTTGTTGAGGGAGATGTGTTAGAAAAAGTTGAGGAATTGGGACTCTTGGCTCCCCTTCACAATCCAGCTAACGCAGCTGGAATTCGCGCATTTAAGGAATTGCTGCCAGATATTACCAGTGTTGTCGTATTTGATACTTCATTCCACACAACCATGCCAGAGAAGGCTTATCGCTACCCTCTACCAACTAAATACTACACAGACAACAAGGTTCGTAAATATGGTGCCCACGGGACAAGTCACCAGTTTGTCGCAGGAGAAGCAGCGAAACTTTTGGGTCGTCCTCTAGAAGACTTGAAATTGATTACCTGCCATATTGGTAACGGGGCTTCTATCACAGCTGTTAAGGGTGGGAAGTCTGTAGATACTTCTATGGGATTCACACCACTTGGCGGTGTGATGATGGGAACTCGTACAGGAGATATTGACCCTGCTATCATCCCTTATCTCATGCAATATACAGAGGACTTTAACACGCCTGAAGATATTAGTCGCGTTCTCAATCGTGAATCAGGCCTTATGGGAGTTTCTGGTCAGTCAAGCGATATGCGTGATGTGATTGCTGCTATGGAAGCAGGAGACCATGATGCGACTTTGGCTTATGAAATGTATGTTGATCGTATCCAAAAACATATCGGCCAGTACCTTGCAGTCCTAAATGGAGCAGATGCGATTATCTTCACAGCAGGGATTGGTGAAAATGCAGCTTTGGTTCGTGAGGATGTCATTTCAGGTATCTCTTGGTTTGGTTGTGATGTGGATCCAGAAAAGAACGTCTTTGGCGTAACGGGAGACATCTCAACTGACGCAGCGAAAATCCGTGTCTTGGTTATTCCAACAGATGAAGAATTGGTGATTGCACGCGATGTTGAGCGCTTGAAAAAATAA
- a CDS encoding superoxide dismutase produces MYRVIEMYGDFEPWWFIEGWEEDVIMSQSFDKYYDALKYYKSCWFELEKKNPLYKSRSDLMTIFWDPADQRWCDECDEYLQQYHSLALLQDEQVIPDEKLRPGYEKQTGQEKHRSCRMKWR; encoded by the coding sequence ATGTATCGTGTTATAGAAATGTATGGGGATTTTGAACCGTGGTGGTTCATAGAAGGTTGGGAAGAAGATGTCATCATGAGTCAATCTTTTGACAAGTATTATGATGCTCTAAAATATTATAAATCATGTTGGTTTGAGCTGGAAAAGAAGAATCCTCTTTATAAGAGTCGGAGTGATTTGATGACTATTTTTTGGGATCCTGCCGACCAACGCTGGTGTGATGAGTGTGATGAGTATTTGCAGCAGTACCATTCTTTGGCACTTTTACAGGATGAGCAAGTCATTCCCGATGAAAAGCTACGTCCAGGCTACGAAAAACAAACAGGTCAAGAAAAGCACCGTTCTTGCCGCATGAAATGGAGATAA
- a CDS encoding DNA-binding protein, producing the protein MVLFTGPTVEEAIQKGLKELDIPRMKAHIKVVSKEKKGFLGLFGKKPAQVDIEAISETTVIKANQQAIKGVPKEVNEKNEPVKTVSEATVDLGHVVEAIKKIEEEGQGVSEEVKAEILKNEKHASTILEETGHISILNDLEPEDTAEEVESAPEKETETQEATSQSLEDLGLKVEPSYDIEQVATEVANYVQTIVDDMDVEGTISSDYNRRTINLQIDTNEPGRIIGYHGKVLKALQLLAQNYLYNRYSRTFYITINVNDYVEHRAEVLQTYAQKLATRVLEEGRSQQTDPMSNSERKIIHRIISRMDGVTSYSEGDEPNRYVVVDAE; encoded by the coding sequence ATGGTATTATTTACAGGTCCAACGGTTGAAGAAGCAATCCAAAAAGGATTGAAAGAATTAGACATTCCAAGAATGAAGGCCCACATCAAGGTCGTTTCAAAAGAGAAAAAAGGATTCTTAGGCTTGTTTGGTAAGAAGCCAGCTCAAGTTGATATCGAAGCTATTAGTGAAACGACAGTGATCAAAGCCAATCAGCAGGCCATTAAAGGGGTTCCAAAAGAAGTCAATGAAAAAAATGAACCCGTGAAAACAGTAAGTGAAGCAACTGTTGATTTGGGGCATGTAGTTGAAGCGATTAAGAAGATTGAAGAAGAAGGTCAAGGTGTTTCTGAAGAGGTCAAGGCTGAAATCCTGAAAAATGAAAAACATGCCAGCACGATTTTGGAAGAAACAGGTCATATTTCAATTTTAAATGATTTGGAACCAGAGGATACTGCCGAGGAAGTGGAATCTGCTCCAGAAAAAGAAACTGAAACGCAGGAAGCAACAAGCCAATCTTTGGAAGATTTAGGCTTGAAAGTAGAACCAAGTTATGACATCGAACAAGTGGCAACTGAAGTAGCTAACTACGTTCAAACCATTGTAGATGATATGGATGTTGAAGGGACGATTTCAAGTGACTACAATCGCCGCACCATCAATCTTCAAATTGACACGAATGAACCAGGCCGTATTATCGGCTATCACGGAAAAGTCTTGAAAGCTCTTCAACTATTGGCGCAAAATTACCTTTATAATCGCTATTCAAGAACCTTCTACATCACAATCAATGTCAATGATTACGTTGAACACCGTGCAGAAGTCTTGCAAACCTACGCTCAAAAATTGGCGACTCGCGTTTTAGAAGAAGGGCGTAGCCAACAAACTGATCCAATGTCAAATAGCGAACGCAAGATTATCCATCGCATTATTTCACGCATGGATGGCGTGACGAGTTACTCTGAAGGTGACGAGCCAAATCGCTATGTTGTCGTAGATGCAGAATAA
- a CDS encoding competence protein CglD produces MQNKKQVKLLQIKAFTMLESLLVLGLVSMIALGLSGSVQSTFAAVEEQIFFMEFEELYRETQKRSLASQQKTSLNLDGQTISNGSQNLTVPKGIQAPSGQSIIFDRAGGNSSLAKVEFQTSKGAIRYQLYLGNGKIKRIKETKN; encoded by the coding sequence ATGCAAAACAAAAAACAAGTCAAACTGTTGCAGATTAAGGCCTTTACCATGCTGGAAAGTCTCTTGGTTTTGGGACTTGTAAGTATGATTGCCTTGGGCTTGTCCGGTTCTGTCCAGTCCACTTTTGCAGCGGTAGAGGAGCAGATTTTCTTTATGGAGTTTGAAGAACTCTATCGGGAAACACAAAAACGCAGTCTAGCCAGTCAGCAAAAGACCAGCTTGAACTTAGATGGACAGACGATCAGTAATGGCAGTCAAAACTTGACAGTTCCTAAAGGAATTCAGGCACCATCAGGACAAAGCATTATATTTGACCGAGCTGGGGGCAATTCGTCCCTGGCTAAGGTTGAATTTCAGACAAGTAAAGGAGCGATTCGCTATCAATTATATCTAGGAAATGGAAAAATTAAACGCATTAAGGAAACTAAAAATTAA
- a CDS encoding competence ComGF domain protein: MWKKQKVKAGVLLYAVTMAAIFSLLLQFYLNRQVAHHKDFALNKEKLAAFAMAKRSKDKAEQESGERVFNLGKVRYHNTKTGFATSVRMNKGNYEFLFPPMKTQEKKTAKKEEVATDSSNQAGKKKSEEKPEKKANA; encoded by the coding sequence GTGTGGAAAAAGCAAAAAGTTAAGGCAGGCGTTCTTTTATATGCAGTTACCATGGCAGCTATTTTTAGCCTTTTGTTGCAGTTTTATTTGAATCGGCAAGTCGCCCATCACAAAGACTTTGCCCTAAACAAAGAAAAGTTGGCTGCTTTTGCCATGGCCAAGCGAAGTAAAGATAAGGCTGAGCAAGAAAGTGGGGAACGAGTCTTCAACTTAGGAAAAGTCAGGTATCACAATACGAAAACAGGTTTTGCAACAAGTGTTCGTATGAATAAGGGCAACTATGAATTTCTCTTTCCTCCGATGAAAACCCAAGAAAAGAAAACAGCTAAAAAGGAAGAGGTAGCGACTGATTCAAGCAATCAAGCAGGGAAGAAAAAATCAGAAGAAAAGCCTGAAAAGAAAGCCAATGCCTAG
- a CDS encoding membrane protein, producing the protein MGVKKKLQLTSLLGLSLFIMTACATNGTASDITADSTDFWSKFVYFFAEIIRFLSFDISIGVGIILFTILIRTILLPVFQTQMVASRKMQEAQPRIKALREQYPGRDMESRTKLDQEMRKVYKELGIKHSSSLWPILIQMPVLLALFQALSRVDFLKTGHFLWINLGGVDTSFVLPILAAVFTFLSSWLSNKALSEKSGATTGMMYGMPVLIFVFAISAPSGVALYWAVSNAYQVLQTYFLNNPFKIIAEREAVAQAEKDLEGKKRRALKKAQKKKK; encoded by the coding sequence ATGGGAGTGAAAAAGAAACTACAGTTGACTAGTTTGTTGGGCTTGTCCTTGTTTATCATGACAGCCTGTGCAACAAATGGTACAGCTAGCGATATAACAGCAGACTCAACAGACTTTTGGAGCAAATTCGTCTATTTTTTTGCTGAAATTATCCGCTTTTTGTCCTTTGACATTAGTATCGGAGTGGGGATTATCCTCTTCACAATCTTAATCCGGACGATTTTATTGCCGGTCTTTCAGACACAGATGGTTGCCTCTAGAAAAATGCAAGAGGCTCAACCACGTATTAAGGCTTTGCGAGAGCAATATCCGGGTCGTGATATGGAAAGTAGAACCAAGCTAGACCAGGAGATGCGCAAGGTTTATAAAGAGTTAGGGATCAAGCATTCATCCTCTCTCTGGCCAATTTTAATACAAATGCCGGTCCTCTTGGCACTCTTTCAAGCCTTGAGTCGAGTAGACTTTTTGAAAACAGGTCACTTTTTATGGATTAATTTGGGAGGAGTAGATACAAGTTTTGTCCTTCCGATTTTGGCGGCAGTCTTTACCTTCTTGAGTAGCTGGTTATCGAATAAAGCTTTGTCCGAAAAAAGTGGAGCTACGACAGGGATGATGTATGGTATGCCCGTATTGATCTTTGTTTTTGCCATCTCCGCCCCAAGTGGTGTAGCTTTGTACTGGGCTGTATCCAATGCTTATCAAGTTCTGCAAACCTATTTCTTGAACAATCCTTTCAAGATTATTGCTGAAAGAGAAGCAGTGGCGCAAGCAGAAAAAGATTTAGAAGGCAAGAAGAGAAGAGCTTTGAAAAAAGCACAGAAAAAGAAAAAATAA
- a CDS encoding competence protein CglB, which produces MDISQVFRLKRKKLATAKQKKIITLFNNLFSSGFHLVEIISFLGRSALLEKDYVAQMHQGLSQGESFSEMMNSLGFSSAIVTQLSLAEVHGNLHLSLEKIEEYLDNLAKVKKKLIEVATYPLILLGFLLLIMLGLRNYLLPQLDSSNIATQIIGNLPQIFLGLVLVCSLSLLLALAFYKRSSKMRVFSMLARVPFIGIFVQTYLTAYYAREWGNMISQGMELTQIFQIMQEQGSQLFKEIGQDLAQALQNGREFSQTIATYPFFKKELSLIIEYGEVKSKLGSELEIYAEKTWEAFFTRVNRTMNLVQPLVFIFVALIIVLLYAAMLMPMYQNMEVNF; this is translated from the coding sequence ATGGACATATCACAAGTCTTCAGGCTGAAACGGAAAAAATTAGCTACAGCTAAGCAGAAGAAAATCATCACTTTGTTTAACAACCTCTTCTCCAGTGGCTTTCATTTGGTGGAAATTATTTCTTTCTTGGGAAGAAGTGCCCTGCTGGAAAAGGACTATGTGGCCCAGATGCACCAAGGCTTATCTCAGGGGGAATCTTTCTCAGAAATGATGAACAGCTTGGGTTTTTCAAGTGCTATTGTGACCCAATTATCCCTAGCTGAAGTTCACGGGAATCTCCATCTGAGTCTGGAAAAGATAGAAGAATATCTGGACAATCTGGCCAAGGTCAAGAAAAAGTTAATCGAAGTGGCGACTTATCCCCTGATTTTGCTGGGATTTCTCCTGCTAATCATGCTGGGATTGAGAAACTATTTGCTGCCTCAACTGGACAGTAGCAATATCGCCACTCAAATCATTGGCAATCTGCCACAAATTTTTCTAGGACTAGTGTTGGTTTGCTCTCTATCTTTACTTTTAGCCCTCGCTTTTTACAAAAGAAGTTCCAAGATGCGGGTTTTCTCGATGTTGGCACGGGTTCCCTTTATAGGAATCTTTGTCCAGACCTATCTGACGGCTTATTACGCGCGTGAATGGGGCAATATGATTTCACAGGGGATGGAGCTGACGCAGATTTTTCAGATCATGCAGGAACAGGGTTCTCAGCTCTTTAAAGAAATCGGTCAAGATTTGGCTCAAGCCCTGCAAAATGGCCGCGAATTTTCTCAAACCATAGCGACCTATCCTTTCTTTAAAAAGGAGTTGAGTCTCATCATCGAGTATGGGGAAGTCAAGTCCAAGCTGGGGAGTGAGTTGGAAATCTATGCTGAAAAAACTTGGGAAGCCTTTTTTACCAGAGTTAATCGTACCATGAATCTGGTACAGCCACTGGTTTTTATCTTTGTGGCCCTGATTATCGTTTTACTTTATGCGGCAATGCTTATGCCCATGTATCAAAATATGGAGGTAAATTTTTAA
- a CDS encoding methyltransferase → MRHDFNHKAETFDSPQNIFLANLVCQAVEKQIALLSDKEILDFGGGTGLLALPLAKQAKSVTLVDISEKMLEQARLKAEQQDIKNIQFLEQDLLANPLEQQFDLIVVSRVLHHMPDLDATLAMFYHHLREKGQVLIADFVKTDTNHHGFELAELETKLAQFCFSSIDSQILYSAEGLFLGNYAELFLAVAQKSLAD, encoded by the coding sequence ATGAGACATGATTTTAATCACAAAGCAGAAACCTTTGATTCGCCCCAAAATATCTTTCTTGCAAACTTGGTTTGTCAAGCGGTCGAGAAACAGATTGCCCTTCTATCAGACAAGGAAATATTGGACTTTGGTGGTGGGACGGGTCTATTAGCCTTGCCCCTAGCCAAGCAGGCCAAGTCGGTTACCCTTGTAGACATCTCGGAGAAAATGCTGGAGCAAGCCCGTTTGAAAGCAGAGCAACAAGACATCAAGAATATCCAGTTTTTGGAGCAGGATTTACTGGCAAATCCCTTGGAACAGCAATTTGACCTGATTGTTGTCAGTCGGGTTCTTCATCATATGCCTGATCTAGATGCAACTCTTGCCATGTTTTACCATCACCTTAGGGAGAAGGGACAAGTCCTCATTGCTGATTTTGTCAAGACAGATACCAACCACCACGGCTTTGAATTGGCTGAACTGGAAACCAAGCTCGCCCAGTTTTGTTTTTCAAGTATTGACAGTCAGATTCTCTATAGTGCTGAAGGTCTTTTCCTAGGAAATTACGCAGAACTCTTTTTAGCAGTAGCCCAAAAATCACTCGCTGACTAA
- a CDS encoding competence protein CglA: MVQEIAQKIIATAKEKGAQDIYFIPKEESYELHMRVGDERCLVDSYKFDVLAAVISHFKFVAGMNVGEKRRSQLGSCDYQHGEKVSSLRLSTVGDYRGHESLVIRLLHDEEQDLHFWFQDMNELGEQYRQRGLYLFAGPVGSGKTTLMHELAKSLFMGQQVMSIEDPVEIKQDDMLQLQLNEAIGLTYENLIKLSLRHRPDLLIIGEIRDSETARAVVRASLTGATVFSTIHAKSIRGVYERLLELGVTEEELAVVLQGVCYQRLIGGGGIVDFANKDYQEHQPTSWNEQIDQLLKDGHITSLQAETEKISYS; encoded by the coding sequence ATGGTACAAGAAATTGCACAGAAAATTATTGCTACTGCTAAGGAAAAAGGAGCTCAGGATATTTATTTTATCCCCAAAGAAGAGTCCTATGAGCTTCACATGCGGGTTGGAGACGAACGATGTCTAGTTGACTCCTATAAGTTTGATGTTTTAGCTGCAGTGATTAGTCATTTTAAGTTTGTAGCGGGTATGAATGTAGGGGAGAAGAGACGTAGTCAGCTGGGATCTTGCGACTATCAGCATGGGGAGAAGGTGTCTTCTCTGCGTTTGTCTACCGTAGGAGATTATCGGGGACATGAGAGTTTGGTTATTCGTTTGTTGCACGACGAAGAGCAGGACCTGCATTTCTGGTTTCAGGATATGAACGAACTGGGTGAGCAGTACAGGCAACGGGGCCTCTACCTTTTTGCGGGTCCAGTTGGAAGTGGCAAGACGACCTTGATGCACGAATTAGCCAAGTCTCTGTTTATGGGGCAACAGGTTATGTCCATCGAAGATCCTGTCGAAATCAAGCAGGACGACATGCTCCAGTTGCAGTTGAATGAGGCGATTGGCTTGACCTATGAAAATCTGATCAAACTGTCTCTCCGGCATCGTCCGGACCTCTTGATTATTGGTGAAATTCGGGATAGCGAGACGGCGCGTGCAGTTGTCAGAGCCAGTTTGACAGGGGCGACAGTTTTTTCAACCATTCATGCCAAGAGTATCCGAGGTGTTTATGAACGCCTTCTGGAGTTGGGTGTGACGGAGGAGGAACTAGCAGTTGTCCTGCAAGGAGTCTGCTACCAGAGATTAATCGGGGGAGGAGGAATCGTTGACTTTGCAAACAAAGACTATCAAGAACACCAGCCAACTAGCTGGAATGAGCAGATTGATCAGCTTCTTAAAGATGGACATATCACAAGTCTTCAGGCTGAAACGGAAAAAATTAGCTACAGCTAA
- a CDS encoding DNA methyltransferase → MDFEKIEQAYTYLLENVQVIQSDLVTNFYDALVEQNSIYLDGETELEQVKENNQALKRLALRKEEWLKTYQFLLMKAGQTEPLQANHQFTPDAIALLLVLVVEELFEQEEISILEIGSGMGILGATFLTSLAKKVDYLGIEVDDLLIDLAASMADVIGLQAGFVQGDAVRPQMLKESDVVISDLPVGYYPDDAIASRYQVASSQEHTYAHHLLMEQGLKYLKSDGYAIFLAPSDLLTSPQSDLLKGWLKDEVSLAAIIALPEDIFSTASQAKSIFVLQKKRDKEIEPFVYPLTSLQDPSVLLTFKENFQNWSKGTEI, encoded by the coding sequence ATGGATTTTGAAAAAATTGAACAAGCTTATACGTATTTACTAGAGAATGTCCAAGTCATCCAAAGTGATTTGGTGACCAACTTTTATGACGCCTTGGTAGAGCAAAACAGTATCTACCTAGATGGCGAGACCGAACTAGAGCAGGTCAAGGAGAACAATCAAGCCCTTAAACGCTTAGCGCTTCGAAAGGAAGAGTGGCTCAAGACTTACCAGTTTCTCTTGATGAAGGCAGGACAAACGGAACCTTTACAGGCCAATCACCAGTTTACGCCGGATGCCATTGCCCTCCTCTTGGTACTTGTTGTAGAAGAGTTGTTTGAACAAGAGGAAATTAGCATCCTCGAAATCGGTTCTGGTATGGGGATTTTGGGGGCTACTTTCTTGACTTCTCTTGCTAAAAAAGTAGATTACTTGGGAATCGAAGTGGATGACTTGCTGATTGATTTGGCAGCCAGTATGGCAGATGTGATTGGTTTGCAAGCTGGTTTTGTCCAAGGAGACGCCGTTCGTCCGCAAATGCTTAAAGAAAGCGACGTGGTCATCAGCGACTTGCCTGTAGGCTATTACCCAGACGATGCCATCGCTTCTCGCTATCAAGTGGCTTCTAGTCAAGAGCATACCTATGCCCACCATTTGCTAATGGAACAAGGCCTCAAGTACCTTAAGTCAGATGGCTATGCAATTTTTCTAGCTCCGAGTGATTTATTGACCAGTCCTCAAAGTGATTTATTAAAAGGGTGGCTCAAAGACGAAGTGAGTCTGGCTGCTATCATCGCTCTGCCAGAGGATATTTTCTCAACTGCAAGCCAAGCTAAAAGTATTTTTGTCTTACAGAAGAAAAGAGACAAGGAAATAGAACCCTTTGTCTACCCTCTTACTAGCTTGCAAGATCCGTCAGTTTTGTTGACCTTTAAAGAAAATTTTCAAAATTGGAGCAAAGGTACTGAAATATAA
- a CDS encoding N-acetylglucosamine-6-phosphate deacetylase → MPNYIKADQFFYPHGVRRGGYLELVDGKFGKHVEEIPEGSDVIDYTGYSIAPGLVDTHIHGFGGVDVMDNNIEGTLHTMSEGLLSTGVTSFLPTTLTSSYEQLLAVTENIGARYQEASGAKIRGIYFEGPYFTEKYKGAQNPAYMKDPRMDEFRAWQKAANGLLNKIALAPEREGVEDFVRTITGEGVTVALGHSNATFDEAKKAVDAGASVWVHAYNGMRGLTHRELGMVGAMYELPHTYAELICDGHHVDPKACDILLKQKGTENIALITDCMTAGGLEDGDYMLGEFPVVVANGTARLKSTGNLAGSILKLKDGLKNVVEWGIANPHEAVMMASLNPAKSVHIDDVCGQIREGYDADFIVLDKDLELVATYLDGVKRYQA, encoded by the coding sequence GTTTGGAAAGCATGTAGAAGAGATTCCTGAAGGCTCTGACGTCATTGACTATACAGGCTACAGCATTGCACCAGGACTTGTGGATACCCACATTCATGGATTTGGTGGTGTGGATGTTATGGATAATAACATCGAAGGAACCCTTCATACCATGAGTGAAGGCTTGCTTAGCACGGGCGTTACCAGCTTCTTGCCAACGACGTTGACTTCCTCTTACGAGCAGTTGCTTGCGGTAACAGAAAATATCGGTGCTCGTTACCAGGAAGCAAGTGGAGCCAAGATTCGTGGGATCTATTTTGAAGGGCCTTATTTCACAGAGAAATACAAAGGAGCCCAAAACCCTGCCTATATGAAAGACCCTCGTATGGATGAGTTTCGTGCTTGGCAAAAAGCAGCCAATGGCCTGCTCAATAAAATCGCCCTTGCGCCAGAACGCGAAGGTGTAGAAGACTTTGTTCGTACGATTACGGGTGAAGGAGTGACCGTTGCTCTTGGACACTCAAATGCGACTTTTGATGAAGCTAAAAAAGCAGTCGATGCTGGAGCGAGTGTTTGGGTACATGCCTACAACGGAATGCGAGGGTTGACTCACCGTGAGCTCGGTATGGTGGGAGCCATGTATGAGTTGCCACATACTTACGCAGAATTGATTTGTGACGGTCACCACGTAGATCCAAAGGCCTGTGACATTTTGCTCAAGCAAAAAGGAACTGAAAATATCGCCCTTATCACAGACTGTATGACAGCTGGTGGCTTGGAAGATGGAGACTACATGTTGGGAGAATTCCCAGTAGTAGTTGCTAATGGAACTGCTCGCCTCAAATCTACAGGTAATTTGGCAGGTTCTATCCTCAAACTCAAAGATGGTTTGAAGAATGTGGTCGAATGGGGCATTGCGAATCCGCATGAAGCAGTCATGATGGCCAGCCTCAACCCAGCAAAATCTGTTCACATCGATGATGTCTGTGGTCAAATCCGTGAAGGTTATGACGCTGACTTTATCGTACTAGATAAAGATTTGGAATTGGTAGCAACCTACCTAGATGGTGTGAAACGTTATCAAGCCTAA
- a CDS encoding competence protein ComGF, with translation MVQRSCSTLKSSKVRAFTLLESLIALIVISGGLLLFQAMSQLLISEVRYQQQSEQKEWLLFVDQLEAELERSQFEKVEGNRLYLKQDGKDISIGKSKSDDFRKTDTSGRGYQPMVYGLKSAQITEENQLVRFRFQFQKGLEREFIYRVEKAKS, from the coding sequence ATGGTTCAGAGAAGTTGCTCGACCTTAAAGAGCAGTAAGGTAAGAGCGTTCACTCTATTAGAATCTCTGATTGCCCTTATCGTCATTAGCGGAGGCTTGCTCCTTTTTCAAGCTATGAGTCAGCTCCTCATTTCAGAAGTTCGTTACCAGCAGCAAAGCGAGCAAAAGGAGTGGCTCTTGTTTGTGGATCAACTGGAGGCAGAGTTAGAGCGTTCGCAGTTTGAAAAGGTAGAAGGCAATCGCCTCTATTTAAAACAAGATGGTAAGGATATCTCTATAGGGAAGTCTAAATCGGATGATTTTCGAAAAACGGATACCAGCGGACGGGGCTACCAACCTATGGTTTATGGACTTAAATCAGCTCAAATTACAGAGGAAAATCAATTGGTTCGCTTTCGTTTCCAATTTCAAAAAGGCTTAGAAAGGGAATTCATCTATCGTGTGGAAAAAGCAAAAAGTTAA
- a CDS encoding competence protein ComGC, whose protein sequence is MKKLMTNLKKAKVKAFTLVEMLVVLLIISVLLLLFVPNLTKQKDAVDDKGKAAVVKVVESQAELYSLDKNEDASLSKLQADGRITAEQAKAYKDYHAKQKTSQTVAD, encoded by the coding sequence ATGAAAAAACTCATGACAAATTTAAAAAAAGCCAAGGTTAAAGCTTTCACGTTGGTAGAAATGTTGGTGGTTTTGCTTATCATCAGTGTTCTTCTCTTGCTCTTTGTGCCCAATTTGACCAAGCAAAAGGATGCCGTCGATGACAAAGGAAAAGCTGCTGTTGTCAAGGTCGTAGAAAGCCAGGCAGAGCTCTATAGTCTGGACAAGAATGAAGATGCTAGCCTTAGCAAATTACAAGCAGACGGTCGTATCACAGCTGAGCAAGCCAAAGCTTATAAAGACTACCATGCAAAACAAAAAACAAGTCAAACTGTTGCAGATTAA
- a CDS encoding ribonuclease P: MKKSFRVKREKDFKAIFKDGTSFANRKFVVYQLENQQNHFRVGLSVSKKLGNAVTRNQIKRRIRHILQSVKGSLVEHVDFVVIARKGVETLEYAEMEKNLLHVLKLSKIYQEGNGSEKETTVD; encoded by the coding sequence TTGAAGAAAAGCTTTCGTGTAAAAAGAGAGAAAGATTTTAAGGCGATTTTCAAGGACGGAACAAGTTTTGCCAATCGAAAATTTGTTGTCTACCAATTGGAAAACCAGCAAAACCATTTTCGAGTAGGACTGTCTGTCAGCAAAAAGCTGGGAAATGCAGTTACCAGAAATCAAATCAAGAGACGAATCCGGCACATTCTACAAAGTGTAAAAGGGAGTTTAGTAGAGCATGTTGATTTTGTCGTGATTGCCCGAAAAGGGGTTGAAACCTTGGAATATGCAGAGATGGAGAAAAATCTACTCCACGTATTAAAGTTATCAAAGATTTACCAGGAAGGAAATGGGAGTGAAAAAGAAACTACAGTTGACTAG